AGTTTTGAGCGCGAAACGTAAGTTCAAATTTGTTTCACCGTTTATTCTGAAAAAGCACCAATGTCTTTCAATGCATTTATTTTGTAAGGATTGTTGTTTTTGTCAGAAACGCAAATAAATACAGAATTtttgtaaataaataatataaatagctAAGGTCTAAATGGAAGTacataaattaatttaaattatttaagaGAAAAGTCCAGTCGTTAGCACTAAGGAAGTTTAGTGAGCCACTAGCCCCCCGGTCTAGTGAGATCTAGACCTCATTGCACTCCAGATACATCTGGCGGCAGTCAAATCCGGAGCGCCCTCGGCGACCAGCGTCGTACAGCTCCTCGAAGCTGCCGCCACTGCTGCGTCCGAGCACATAGCTGGTGGCGTAACTAAAAAGGGGCAGAGAGTTGTGATTAAAAAATATCTCAGGGCGGTGTTTTTCTTCTGCCGTGTGACTTACGATCCCAGCTGGCAGAagatgctgctgccgccaATCTCGCGCACGCACTCCGTGTTGGCATCGCACATGTAGCGCTGCGTGCACTTGTCCTCTGAGTTGCGGTAGGTGCGGACGTAGCCCTTCATCAGGGAGATGCCCGCGACGACGGCGTCGCTCACCGAGTCACGTTTGCCCAGGGAGCGGGCAGTGAGGGAGCGGTGCGAGAAGGAGGTCTTCAGGGCGTCCAGCAGATTCATCACGATCTGAATGAACTGTGGAAGGGGGAGCATTGTTCAGTGGAAGGCGTGTGTgtggagtgtgtgtgtgtgtttatgttTTGgttggggacggggacggggacgggaaCGGGGCAGAGGAAGCATTAGTCAATTAGTCTTGCATTTGCTTGTGCCAATTCTAaaaggtgtgtgtgtgcgtgtgagtGTTTGtagtgtgagtgtgtgcgtgtggcgGTGTATGTGTAAGTGTTTGGTGTAAGAGTGtggtctgtgtgtgtgtgtgtatgtgcatATAAAACATTTACATTCTCAGCACTAGGCAACAAGATTCGGGCGTGAGTTAAAGGAAGGTAACTTTTGATCTTAGACTGATTTAATTCATAATTTTGATTAAAAATAATTCATAAATATTCCTATTCTTAGAAGATTTCACTTCAAAGCCTCCCAATTTTCCCTGAAGCATTTCGACTTAAATCTAAATGATTTATAATTAGGAATATACCTACAATCCTATTGAAAATTCTCCAGTAAACCATCTGGAAGCTTTAGGACAATATCTTGTAACATATCTTCAAATTTATTGAAATCCTCCCCTGCAATCCCCTCCCCGATCTTGTTACCTAGTGTTTCTTGATTTTGTCGTATGTTTTGTGAAAGCAATAAAGATGTTTACCTCGCCAGCTTGCTTGGCCATCGAGTTGACTTGATCGGGGTCTCTGGAGCCCAAAACGGCAGACATCACAGCCACCAATACGCCCTGTGCGATTTATTAGAGAGGAAGAGGTACAGGTAGAGGAGGTAGGCGGTATGCGGGAAACGAACATAATCGAAAGAATAAGAAGAGCCAAACACCCAGAATCAGTATAAATTTAAGAttttagatatatgtatgtatgtatgtatgtaaaacGAAACAATGAACGATCCAAAGATCAACGAATAATCAACGTATTACGataaaagcaaaacaaaagtGGCACAAAAGCAATCAGTAAGTGTACACCATGTTATGTGGCTAATGGATCGATCGATTTACCTGCATGGGAGATCCGCCGTTGTCAACCTTATCGATGCCATCACTGGGGGCTCCACCGCCCAACAGAGTGTTGATGATGCGAAGACCTGAagagatacatatatatatatatggatCAATCATGGGAAGTCCGACGAAGAACTGCTATCGGGTGAGACTTACCCATGGAGATCACATTGGCCCAGGGACTGCCACCCAGTCCAACCGAGGAATCCACATCGTCGGACTTCGAAGGGGCATTCACGGCGCCGTTGAAGAACATGGTCATCACGGTGGACAGCATATTGGACCACGTGAATCCGCCCGGACCGCCCACAGTCTCCTGCAGCTGATTGTTCTCCAGATCGTCCTCGATGTCATCCAGAGCTACCTTCTTCGAGGCGTTCGGCTTCACCGCGAACTTCCTGGCACTCTCCTCCCCCCGATAGACTGGGGATTGGGCTAACTGGTGCTGTCTCTGGTAGACCTCCTGCTGCGGGAAGGCGTAGGTCGTCAGCAGGCAATTGCTGGCCACTATCGAGAGCAGCAGATAGGCGTGCACTTTACTCTGATTCCACATGACTGCTGCAAAGGACAGAGCAAAATAATTTGAAATTCATCGAACGGCAATGTCGGCAATTGGCATAACACTTTCACATTGCCCAATTGTGTGTGAATGAGTTTCCTGAACTGCCGCACGAGTCGGGCATTAAAATTAGGTTCGTCCCCTTTCAGTGGCACATGCTTGCCCTGATTTCGTTATGCTACGAGTATtacatacgtatgtacatacatattggTCATAATTTGAAGTCTTCAAAAATGTAAACAATTGTAGGAATTGTAGATTATTCATCATACAAGTCAGTTCTTTCTTTTACTTTTGAATTTAGATATTAAAGTTCACACAATAACATTTATACTTGTAAATACCTCTCTGGAACTACACTTTCACCCATTGAAATAAAGAATTGTCTTGCAAGAAACCCATCTTAGTAGTGCAGCATTTCATTTCCATTCAAATATTCTTTAACTGGCACCCAAAACATAAGGAAAAAATAGAAAAGCTTCTCACAGGTATTGTCAAAAATTTTCCATTTCTCATGGAGCAAAAATTACTTTACAATTTCCATGGAAACCAGATAAGAAAGTTGTTGTGGAGCGTAATTAAAGCCAACGCCAAAGCTCAAGCCGAAGCCAAACCCAAAGCGTCTCCAGGTTTGCTTCCGAAACAGCTAGAAACTAGTCTAACTGCTCCCAATTAAGGTGTCGGTCAAACTGAACCTGTTcacccatcccatcccatcccatcccatagccatacccatacccatacccatggCCATGCCATACCCATGCCCATGCAGTGGTTTCTGTGGCAGAAGCGGCAGGGAAATTACCCAAGTTGAGAAACATAGAAAGCAGCCACAGGTGGGGCGCACAGCTGAGGTGCCAAGTAAGAGCAATTAGCAGAGACTTCCTCAATGCGATCATCACAGTTTCAGTTTTGCATGGTATTAGGAGCATTGGGAACCATCCAGAATTGAGCTCTTCATCCGAGCGAATTAGAATGGGGATGTGAATGGGAGAAGTTCTTTCATCTTCGCATTATTTCTGACCCGATcagttcttttttttcttttttaatattattttgttGCTGTGGCAAGAACCTGTTCCAGTTAGCGGTTCTCTTGCTCAGATGTCATGCAACAGGCTACCGTTACAATTAATAAAGCCAACGAGTGTGTGTGGAGTTGTGGGGAATCTCTAGAGTGGAGAGTCTAGAGTCTAGAGGAATGCCTATGGCAGAACAGAGATTGCATTGATTTCCATTTAATTGCCGGCCGCCGGAGAACAGGCTCCCAGAATGGGTCAGACTGCATTGAAATGTAAATTGGCTGATCATTAATCAGACAGCATCAGCAGTAAGCCCCATCTCACGGTTATGCCAATCGAGATTTGATTGTTTTGTGACACAATTCGACACAGTTCCGTGGAAATTACGGCGGTCATGTAAATTTAGAAAGCTGTTAGAGCCAGTTGCAGCTCCAGAGATCTGCAAGCGTGATCGAGTCGTTAAGATAATGGTAATTAATGGCTGAGGATTTGATACCTGCATGTGGCAGAGAAATTTCATTGATTATACGAGAGAGAAATGGTAAAATGCCGGGGAAATTGTGATTGTGATGGGAAAATTACTGGCTTGACTCAAAGAACTCTCATCTTTATGACAACCATCTTCTGTGACATAATTCTCTCCAATCGTTGCGCCTTTCCCACCACAACTTCTGTTTATTCATTTTTCACGTCAAAGAAACACGCAAACATTAATTGGAAACTTCACACGAAACTCTTACTTTcatggccagcagcagcaccaaatCGTTTGTCTAAAAATGGCAATTAAAATCTATATAAAAAGCCGCCAAAGCAACAGCGCCATTTCAATACAGAGAGCAGCAATTACACGGCTGCAGTTGGTCAAAAGTCGCAAATTAGAAAGTGTAGAAACCGCAAAAACACACAGAGGacgagggagagagagagagagagagaggaagagagaaaTGTTATAAAGAGGGGGAGTAAATAGATATACGCGTATAACAATAACCAAGTTCTTTGGACGTACTCGTAAAATGAGAAATATCATTGTAATTTATGTGATATTTATTTTCAGTTTCGTTTGCGGTCTCGTGCCGAGGCATGCTCCACCGGGTTTCTGGTCAAAGTCAAAGATGAGAAAGCGGTAAAAATGTTCGTGATTTGCGGTAAGTGAGCACAGATACAGAGAAAGAGGCAGAGATAAATAGATACATGCTCATGCCCAGTGCTCTCTGCTCTTTTGTGAATCATTCATTCTCTTCAGTGAAGACCTAAAAGAGCGTTAGCCAGATTTCTGGACAGTCATGGACTGGTTTCCGGCCACCGCCGCGCCGCAGAGAAACTTGAGCAGAGCAGCCTCCACAAAAATATGCAggtttcactttctttttgCCCAGAATCCGAGCCAAGGTTTATTGACCAAGAAGAGGCtaacaattttaaataaatagcAATTGTTCAGTGTGGCGTACTTAACCTTAATTGGCATGCACTGCTTTCTAGCCAGTTTGTGGCTTAAGTCTTTCGTTTTGTATCGCTGGTCAGCAACCTCGAATGAAAAACCGCTAGCTAACTGTTGGCATTTGGCCAAATGATTGACGAAGTGTACTGAATTTTAATTCGTCTGTAAAGTTCGTGCGTGAGGGTAAAGAGTGTTGACCAGTTATATCGATTATTTGGTAACAAATTTCCAAAGTGACGCAATCTGACGGCAAACAGAAATGATACCCAAAGGGATTTCAGGCACAGAAAAGTTGACTAAAACTTGTCTCCAACTTTTACTGACCCCAAAATGCAGTCTGCAAATCCAACAGATAAATATAGTTGGCGACTGCAAGAAAGCAGAACAAATTGCACTTGcaattgccattgccattatGGTTATTAGTCAGCTGCAGTGCAGCTGAGACACAGATTGCGGCTGTCATAGCAACCTGAAAGTCATAGCAGTGTCAAAGAAAGGCAATGTTTTTTGCCTTAGTTTTAACCACACTGCCAGATAACATATCCCCCTCAAGGTTCAAGGCATTCTCTCAGAGTGCAATCAACgaaaacaaattcaatttaacTCGACTCCAAAGGCAACTTAACAGCTTCAAAGCAAAAACTTTCACCTCACTCTACTTGACAACCGaacagccagccagccagccagccagtcagCAAAACCAACAACTACAACCGCAAAATGCCAAaagaaaccaaaaaccaacaacaaaccGATAAATGAATGAAAGTTACCAacgcaaaaaaaagaagaagttaaataaaataaaataacttgCTTCAAGGTAGAAGACGAGACGATAAGAAATAAATAAAGGGCCGGCAGCAGAAAATCAGAAAATGGGTTGAATGCCAAGCAAACTGGTAAGCAAATGGCAGACAAACGTGACCTTTTACAggcaattaaataaataaaataaatatatattctgTATAGGAAATTGGCCCAAAAGACTTGTCAAAAAGACAGGCATTAATTGGCCAGCAGAGACAGCAGAAACTCTGAGAGAAAGAGCAGGAGAGTGAAGAGCACATGGAATCAAGGCCACAGACAAAACGGCCGCAAGGCCTCCTCCACAAAAGGAGAGTTGAGAGCGCCAAAAGAGGGGgccagaaaacgaaaattctTTGGAAAGGTGGACAGACGGGCGACAGGCGCCCAATTGGGTCAGTGGGGGGCCATCATCATCGTCGGCGTCAGCACTGCACATTGGAGGTTTGCTTCACATCGGTTTGCTTTCCAAAGAACCTGGGCTCAGTGCACATTTCCATACGTAGCCGGGTCTGTTGCCTCTTGGCCAAGAGTGCGTGCCCGGCTGGTAGTGTCCCCCACCTTACACCGCATCGACCCGCACCACACATACGCGTCTCTGCTTACCACATGCCGCCGCCCCCCCACTCTCTTTCTTTTGACATGTTCCACGCTAGGTCCAGTCGATGGGTTTCTGTTTGCTTTTTCATGCAAAGTTGTTAACTCGTTTAACAGAAATTCTctcctctctcgctctcgcccCTTCTCCGGCTCATTTTTGTTGCTTATTTATGCTTCAAGTTCTGTTATTTCTTTAGGCCTGACCCAAATATTTGGCTGTTGCCATAAAGCCCCAATTTGTTGGACAAACAAAACGCATGGCACGACGACGGGACAGAACTGTGGCATTCAATCAATTGTAAATAACTTTCTACTGCTGAGGttttggttctggttctggcttTAGGCTGTGGACTATGGCCCTGGGGTAGACACAGTGCTAATCAATTGGTTGTGTGGATCGAGCTTAAAGACGATATGGCTTAAGCTGCGAAATAAGAAGTCTATCAGGTGATCTTGGTGGAGATTATTGAGTGCAGTGCTTCAAAGGGAAAGTGCGCGTCACTAATCTAAAGAATCTTTAGTCATAGTCGCataatattttataaaatttaaatGTGGTCCTTTACATAAATTGCAGAGCTCTTAAGCGGAAAGTAGTCGTAGCATATCCATGATAAATCATTTAACGAAACTATTTAGTATTATAAACTGTTCAGAATTTAGATAGATTTAAGGAAAATAATTCCAAGTATGTTTTAGTCTTTAGCAGATCCATAATCATATTAGTGGTATGTAAATTAAAGTACGGATCCCCAATAGATGTCGGAATCGAAAGAAATGGACCGGAAACAACAGTAATTAAAATTCGATCTCACATTAAACATATTTTATCCAATGTAATACTACATCATAAATTAGTCATACAAATCTCCAAGAAATACAACAttccaaaatatttgtttcATGATTAAAAACACCCCACTATATCCGCAAACTTTTACCGAAGATGACATATACAAATGATGAAATATGTATCTTGAAATTTAGTAAACTCCCAAAATAGCTCATAGATTAAATTATAATTTTCACCATTTAAAATCGCTTTCATTAAATTGAACAAATAATTGAAATCTTGAATGGAATGTCTCTGAATTAAACCATTTCAATTTTCACAGTTCCATTAAAAACTGGTTTAGTCGGACATTTTTTTGCGCTGTTGTAAAAAAATTTCTCTCACCTGTCTGTTAATACCGCTGTCTTTCAGCTGGCTGAACTCAAAACAATTAAGCAAAATTTTAATTACACCTTTAGGGGAGTGTAGTTTTGGCTCGTTGGCACTGgaaaaacgaaaaatttcAGCACGCGATTGTCAAGCACACAATTCACTTAAAAATTCACCCAAAAATTGCACTGGAAAAtttctctctctatatatTTTGTCGATCGATACCAACTTTCGTTTACTTCGATCCCACTTCGAGAGACTTCGGATTTCACTTCGCGATGGAGGCTCTTAAGCTCTGTTGCCGCTTAAGGTGGTGCTATTGCTGGTGGTTTTGTGGTGTTGCTGCGTCGGCTGCTGAAGTTGTCTGAAACGGCGATCGCCTTGAACTTGCGTTTATATAGCCTGACCCATTTTCAGGGGGCTGCGCGATGGAACTGGAAAACGAAGAAATGCAAGCGAACATGTTGGGTCGCTCACCTGCACACAGGTAGGAGCGCGTTGGACGCTCGAGGTCCAACACGTTGCTAGTCACTCGTGCGCAGGTGTGACATGATCTGTCTTCTGGTTGATCTTCTGGCTCTGCCCCTCTTTTTGTTTGCCATTACTGTTAATGCGTTTATGGCCCATTGTTGTCTGGTGCATTTTGTCGGTTTAAACGGTTTCTGTTGCGGTCTACCTGGGCGATCTTTCGTCAAGGTTTTCCACATCATTTGCATATCTCTGGCTGATTGATTATCTACCTTTATTGTGGGTGCGGTACTTTTGTTCTCCCTAGACCTTGACTAGGACGACTGATAGGTGCGTCATTAAAGGTGTGTTTTATTAAGCTTAAACCGGCCTTTAATCTCCACACAAAGTTAAGTCCCAGACCCACTCAATTCTCCCGCAAATGAGGAAAGTTCCTTGCCGTCTAAAAAGGGGCTGAAAAAACATTTTAAGGGATTTCCAAAGAACAAAAgattcttttattttttgaaTTTAACTAAAAGTGTATATTGGCAGGGTCTGACTACTTCTTATCCACATCCTCATGCTCCTGCTGCCCAGCTACACGTGCAAAAAAGTTAAGCCGTTGAAGCAAAAGTTTGCCAAGGATGTCTGCCAGACATCCAGTACGTCCTACTCTTGCTCCTAGTTGTAGTCCTGCTTCCCCTGTTCAAGTCCCAGCCACTGAGGCATTAGAACCCTTGCGAAATCAAATCGGAAAAATAGAAATGGAACTAAGgttccatctccatctccatctccaagTGCATTTGTATGTGTTTACATTTAGTTGTATTCGATTTGCATACCCGATTGgtattgggattgggattgggcaAGGGTTTGGTATCTGGGGTTAGTCCACTCCGTAAATCAATGCCAGTTGTGCGGGCAATCAGTAAGAGGAGCAGGAGCCTCTGTTCGACTCCCCTTTAACCCATCCAAGCGGATTATTAAGTGGTCTTAAAGCCCAAACGAAGtcgagtgctgctgctgttttttcATCCATTCGAGTATGTGAGTGTGAATGTGCGTGTGTGGGTTGCTTATTGAATAAATGTGGTTGGATTTATGCAAATCCAAAGAACGACTGACGGTGCACTCCACTGACCcatacacccacacacacgcatggGTCGAGGAATGCTGACCATTTGGGCATATGCTTAATGCGGCCATAATTGTTCCACATTTGTTATCACCGAACGAACTAACTTTGCATATCGTTGGGGCTCCAGCTACAGCTATAGCTGGGAATCAATGGGATTACTGATTTCCGGCTTAATTTATGTGCACAgctcgtttttgtttgccaaTTCCAATGTTTGTGTTTGCAGGCCCTCCCATCGCATTAGCCTAATGATTTCCCTGTCAACTCAGAGAGGGAGGACCGCACCGCAGCCCAAACATGAAGCATAAATCAGCTTATCAAATTGGCATTCAAAAGTTTGGTTTATAATTTGTACAGGCAACACAATATTTGCCCTAAATGATGGATTGTTTGCAGAACAATTCGAGTAAGTATATCGATGTTTTTGCGTGCTGTTATCTGAATAATCCCTAATAGAGCAATATCCTGCTGCTAAAAGTCAAGTGGAAAGTTTGCCCGTTTCCGCCACTCTCTAAACCATACGAATTCTGTTAAAAGAAATCGAAACTCGACAACAATTAGAAGACGATTTGATTCAATTAGCAAGTTCTGCGGCCCAAAAGATTCAAATTCTCTTTCAAATTAGCAGGGCTACCCAAAATAAACCCAAAAAAGAGCTGACCCACATTTGGGTAAATTGAAATCATGGAATTAACCGAAACGAAGAAAAAAGAAGAATCGAAAAACTTCCGCGTCAACAGCAAAATTGCGGGCGAAGTAAAGTCAGAGATTTTGTTGCATTCTTTCAGGCGTTTGTAAATTTATTCATACGTATTACGTACGTCGTGATCGGATCCGGTGTTTGGGTATGTGTGTCGTCAGCTCTCTACTAATATGAAATCAATAAATTGTAAGCATTTTCTTTATTGCCATCAACTTTGCTCATGCTCAAGCTCCAAGAAGCTCTGAGTTTTTATTTACTCGAATCGTGTTTTATTCTCCCATTTTTTTCTTGCATAAAGGATAAAGATACCAAAGCAGAACGAAAGACGATGACGATGCTGTCGTCCTCCTAACCAAGGTCTGGAACTGGAATTGGGACTGTGGGGTCAAGGAGAGGGGAACTGCCACGCTCTGTGAGTTTATCAGCGCAACATCCACTTGACTTGAGAAATAATGATGTCTGCCGGAAGAGTCGGCGGGAAAGCGAAACAACAGAATCTGCTGCTCTGTTCTCCGTTTTCTGTGGGTAAAGGCCAAGACAATATTGTCATGTCCCATATTAAATATACTTCTCTACACATTCATATAGTATACACTTGAATATTCCTCTAGATGTATCTCTTAGACAATAAAATGGCAGATAGATGCAAGTGAATCAGTTGCAAGCGAAAAGCTTTTTACCATGCCAACGGAAATTGGGAAggaaaaataaatttataaaatTGTGCAGAGCTTAGATGAGTTTGATAGAAATACTAGATATTCCGAAATGTCCAGCAGCGGTAGAGAGAGTTCGTGGCTGGTAAATACAGCAACAGATTTAAAGAGACATATCTGGTTGTTTGGAAACAATACACCTTCAACGACATTGTTCACGATAACATCAATTTATAGCCTAAATTTTCTGTTCTTGAATTTCTACATAATAATGTAATCCATGTAAAAGGTATGTACCATGTATCATGGGCTCCATGTAGAATGTACCAGATGTTTGCCTCTCAAAATACCTGCACACAGAAGCCGGCAGCCTCTCCACATGTTCCGTATCACCGCATATTCAACGTCATCAGCAACGACCTCGAATTAGGCCCACACAATTTTGCATCTGGTCAAATGcaggtcaacctattcgtagTAGTTGTCTGCGCCTCCGCCCCCAAGCTCTCTCCCAGGGTTTGTCATTTTGGTCAGTAATGGACTTATGCAAATTACTGAGTTACACCGCGTCCAGAATATTGCATTTCAATCAATATCCTGGAGTCTGACTGACATTTGCATATGCGACTTGAAATTTATGAGCAGAGAGGGACTGTGTATGGAGATGGGCGAGGTGTTGGTGGCGCTAATGGTGGGAGGAGCTGATGAAAAGTGTGGAGAGACCTGACAAAAATAGGTGTAAAGTCCTCCCTAATAGGATGAAAAGTGTGGAAACACCTCTGGCAAAAAGCtcagagagtgagagtgaaGAGCTCACGCTGATCAAGAGGGCGAACCTATTGAATGCTCCTCTCGAAGTACATTCAATCTGTTCCCTGCCCATTCCGATTCCTCCCTGACACCCAGACGTACAAAGCCCCAGCACTTTTTTATTACCATCCATCAAAATGGAAGTAAA
This region of Drosophila miranda strain MSH22 chromosome 2, D.miranda_PacBio2.1, whole genome shotgun sequence genomic DNA includes:
- the LOC108156041 gene encoding uncharacterized protein LOC108156041 isoform X1, translating into MWNQSKVHAYLLLSIVASNCLLTTYAFPQQEVYQRQHQLAQSPVYRGEESARKFAVKPNASKKVALDDIEDDLENNQLQETVGGPGGFTWSNMLSTVMTMFFNGAVNAPSKSDDVDSSVGLGGSPWANVISMGLRIINTLLGGGAPSDGIDKVDNGGSPMQGVLVAVMSAVLGSRDPDQVNSMAKQAGEFIQIVMNLLDALKTSFSHRSLTARSLGKRDSVSDAVVAGISLMKGYVRTYRNSEDKCTQRYMCDANTECVREIGGSSIFCQLGSYATSYVLGRSSGGSFEELYDAGRRGRSGFDCRQMYLECNEV
- the LOC108156041 gene encoding uncharacterized protein LOC108156041 isoform X2, with amino-acid sequence MWNQSKVHAYLLLSIVASNCLLTTYAFPQQEVYQRQHQLAQSPVYRGEESARKFAVKPNASKKVALDDIEDDLENNQLQETVGGPGGFTWSNMLSTVMTMFFNGAVNAPSKSDDVDSSVGLGGSPWANVISMGLRIINTLLGGGAPSDGIDKVDNGGSPMQFIQIVMNLLDALKTSFSHRSLTARSLGKRDSVSDAVVAGISLMKGYVRTYRNSEDKCTQRYMCDANTECVREIGGSSIFCQLGSYATSYVLGRSSGGSFEELYDAGRRGRSGFDCRQMYLECNEV
- the LOC108156041 gene encoding uncharacterized protein LOC108156041 isoform X3; protein product: MWNQSKVHAYLLLSIVASNCLLTTYAFPQQEVYQRQHQLAQSPVYRGEESARKFAVKPNASKKVALDDIEDDLENNQLQETVGGPGGFTWSNMLSTVMTMFFNGAVNAPSKSDDVDSSVGLGGSPWANVISMGLRIINTLLGGGAPSDGIDKVDNGGSPMQLKPIKHFRVQTN